The Mangrovibacterium diazotrophicum DNA window CTATTCTTGGGCAATTGTAAGGCCAACTTCTATTTGGGGGCCTGGTTTTGGCGTACCCTACCGGGATTTCTTTGATCTGGTAATTAAGCATTCTTATTTCCACATCGGCAACAAAGCAAGTACAAAAACATATGGTTACATCGGCAATGTTATTTACCAAGTTGACTCGATATTAAATGCCCCCAAAGAGGATATTCACGAACAAGTGTTTTATCTGGGTGATTATGAACCGACAAACATTCAGATTTGGGCCAATGAAATAGCAGAACAACTTCAATATCAAATCAAAACTATCCCTTATCCCTTGGTAAAATGTGCTGCATTTGCCGGTGACTTTTTAAAACTGGTGGGACTCCCATTTCCAATGTCATCCTTCAGACTAAAGAATATGACAACTAAAAATATTGTGGATTTATCGAATATGAAGCACATTGCTCCCAATCTTCCCTTTAACAGAATTGAGGGAATCAGACAAACGTTAAACTGGTTAAAAAACAACTAATGAAAATCTCCCTCATAACAGCTACCTACAACAGCTACCCAGCCATAAATGATTGTATCGCTAGCATCGCCAATCAAACAGCAAAACCGGAACACCTGGTTATCGATGGCGGTAGTAACGATAAAACACTCGAAACAGTTAAAACAGCCAAAATTATTGCAAAATATATATCGGAGCCAGACAAAGGAATCTATGATGCCTTGAACAAAGGTATTCAAATGGCCAGTGGGGACATTATAGGCGTACTGCATTCAGACGATTTGCTGGCATCAGATACCATTCTGGAAAAAATAGCCCTGACTTTTGAGGAAACCGGTGCAGATGTGCTATATGGCGATTTAGTTTATGTCGACAAAGAAGATACTTCAAAAGTTATCCGTTTCTGGAAGAGCCAGCCATTTAAAACGGAATTATTGAAACGCGGCTGGATGCCCGCTCACCCTACCGTTTTTGCAAAACGTGAAGTTTACCAAAAGCACGGGCTGTTTGACTTGTCCTTTAAAATTGCAGCCGATTACGATCTAATGCTTCGAATTTTTAAAGATTCAAGCTTAAAATATACATATCTGCCTGAAGTCATTACTCGTATGCGGGTTGGTGGCGCTAGTAATAAGAGCGTTAGTAATATTATTCAAAAATCGAAGGAAGATTACAGAGCCATGAAAAAAAACGGACTAGGCTTTCCCGCTTGGACTCTATTCTGTAAAAACTTATCGAAGATTCCACAGTTTTTTAAGCGATAACACAAATTTAAAAGTTACCCTATCAATTTGCATAAAATATCGTTAGTCTGAAAAACTTGTTTCATGATGAAAATGCTAATTTTCAATGTAATATTTTGAATCTTTACAACTAAATACATGTCGTTTCTACTCAACATCATAACTTGTGAGTCGAGTTTATATAGAATAATTAAATTACAATGAATGAAAACAATCCTCATTACCGGCGGCGCCGGATTCATTGGTTCACATGTGGTGCGCCTGTTTGTCAATAAGTACCCTGACTATCAAATCGTCAATCTTGATAAATTGACTTATGCCGGTAACCTGGCGAATTTAAAAGACATCGAAGACAAGCCGAATTACGAGTTTGTAAAAGCTGACATTGTTGACAGCGGCAAAATAATGAGCTTATTTCAACAGTACCAGTTTGATGGCGTGATTCACCTGGCTGCTGAATCGCATGTCGACCGCTCGATTGCCAACCCAACCGAATTTGTGTTTACCAATGTGATCGGTACGGTGAACTTGCTGAATGCGGCGAAAGAAATCTGGAAAGACAATTCGGAGGATAAACTTTTCTATCACATTTCAACCGACGAGGTCTACGGTTCGTTGGGGGCAGAAGGGATGTTTACCGAAACCACGAAATATGATCCTCACAGTCCGTACTCGGCATCCAAAGCCAGTTCCGATCATTTTGTTCGCGCCTATTGCGATACCTTTGGATTACCCGCGCTGGTGTCGAACTGTTCCAACAACTACGGATCGTACCAGTTTCCGGAGAAGTTAATTCCGCTTTTCATCAACAATATTCGTTACAACAAGCCGCTGCCGGTTTACGGCAAGGGCGAAAACATCCGCGACTGGTTGT harbors:
- a CDS encoding NAD-dependent epimerase/dehydratase family protein; this encodes MGTEKILITGASGFIGSNLSKYYSSKGNNVLNIDFKSPADAISGEIAWKNADITNIEQLTQIITEFQPDYILHFAARTDLGGKTLEDYNANTTGTENLILAAREAKNLKRIIFTSSMLVCGPGHIPKHPLEYAPTTVYGESKVEMEKIIRKYNHPYSWAIVRPTSIWGPGFGVPYRDFFDLVIKHSYFHIGNKASTKTYGYIGNVIYQVDSILNAPKEDIHEQVFYLGDYEPTNIQIWANEIAEQLQYQIKTIPYPLVKCAAFAGDFLKLVGLPFPMSSFRLKNMTTKNIVDLSNMKHIAPNLPFNRIEGIRQTLNWLKNN
- a CDS encoding glycosyltransferase family 2 protein, producing MKISLITATYNSYPAINDCIASIANQTAKPEHLVIDGGSNDKTLETVKTAKIIAKYISEPDKGIYDALNKGIQMASGDIIGVLHSDDLLASDTILEKIALTFEETGADVLYGDLVYVDKEDTSKVIRFWKSQPFKTELLKRGWMPAHPTVFAKREVYQKHGLFDLSFKIAADYDLMLRIFKDSSLKYTYLPEVITRMRVGGASNKSVSNIIQKSKEDYRAMKKNGLGFPAWTLFCKNLSKIPQFFKR
- the rfbB gene encoding dTDP-glucose 4,6-dehydratase; translation: MKTILITGGAGFIGSHVVRLFVNKYPDYQIVNLDKLTYAGNLANLKDIEDKPNYEFVKADIVDSGKIMSLFQQYQFDGVIHLAAESHVDRSIANPTEFVFTNVIGTVNLLNAAKEIWKDNSEDKLFYHISTDEVYGSLGAEGMFTETTKYDPHSPYSASKASSDHFVRAYCDTFGLPALVSNCSNNYGSYQFPEKLIPLFINNIRYNKPLPVYGKGENIRDWLWVEDHARAIDVIFHSGKIGETYNIGGHNEWTNISLIKLMCSIMDRKLGREAGESEKLITYVKDRAGHDLRYAIDSTKLQKELGWVPSLQFEEGLEKTIDWYLTNEEWMLNITSGDYQLYYEEQYEKR